The genomic region TTGATAATCCATAATTGAATCAAGTTCAAATAATCTTTTCCTTATAGAGAAATGAATTCCTTCAACTCTTTTTTGAGCATCTCTTATTATTTTGCTCAATATCCCATGTTCTATAGGTTGCCCGTCTTCAATTTTTAAAGTATTCATTATATTTTTTAATTTATCTCCGCCAAATAATCTTAATAGGTCATCTTCGAATGAAAGGAAAAATCGTGATTCTCCAGGATCACCTTGCCTTCCCGAACGTCCTATTAATTGATTATCGATTCTTCTACTTTCATGTCTTTCAGTACCAATAACATATAGGCCACCTAATTCAACAACGCCTTCACCTAATTTGATATCTGTACCTCTACCTGCCATGTTTGTAGCTATTGTTATCATGCCTTTTTGTCCAGCTTGAGCTATTATTTCAGCTTCTTTTTCATGATATTTAGCATTTAACACATTATGTGGAATGTTTTCTTTTTTTAGCATATGACTCAATAATTCACTCGTTTCAATAGAAGTTGTACCAACCAACATAGGTTGCCCTTTCTTGAATCTTTCTTTTATTTCATTGATAACAGCGTTCCATTTTTCTTTTTGGGTTTTATATATTAAATCATTTTTATCTTTTCTAATAACAGGTTTATTTGTTGGAATAACTACAACTTCACAATTATATATTTGTTTGAATTCATCTTCTTCAGTTTTTGCTGTACCAGTCATACCTGCTAATTTTTCATACATTCTAAAGTAATTTTGAAATGTAATTGTAGCATAGGTTAATGACTCTTCTTTAACTTTTACACCTTCTTTTGCTTCAATTGCCTGATGTAACCCTTCGCTATACCTTCTTCCGTGCATTAATCTTCCGGTGAATTCATCAACTATAATAACCTCGCCATCCTGAATTATATAATCTTTATCTCGTTTAAAGTAATGTAAAGCTTTTAAAGCATTTAATGTGTGGAATAAAAAGTGAATGTTTTTAGGATCATATAAGTTTTCTATGCCTAACATTTTTTCCAATCTGGATATTCCATCATCAGTGAGGATTACAGCTTTACTTTTTTCATCTAATGTAAAATCTTCATCTCTTCTTAATTTTCTAGCTATTGATGCAAATTTGGTGTATAGATGCGAAGGTGTATCAGATGGACCAGAAATAATTAAAGGAGTTCTAGCTTCATCAATTAAAATACTATCAGCCTCGTCAACTATTGCATAGTGATGCCCTCTTTGTACCTTGTCATTTAAGTCATAAACAAGGTTATCTCTCAAATAATCAAATCCAAATTCATTAGCTGTTCCATAGGTAACATCGCATTGATAAGCTCTTTTTCTTTCCTCATTTTCCATACCAGCTTGAATAAATCCAACGGATAATCCTAAAAATTCATATATTGGTCCCATCCATTGGGCATCCCTTTTTGCAAGGTAATCATTATGCGTAGCTAAATGAACACCTTTTCCAGTTAAAGCATTTAGGTATACTGGTAATGTTGCAACTAATGTTTTACCTTCACCTGTTTTCATTTCAGCAACATTACCTTCATGTAATGCAAGTCCACCCATTAATTGAACATCAAAATGTCTCATTTTTAAAACTCTTTTTGCTGTTTCTCGTACTACTGCAAATGCTTCAACCAGAATATCATCTAATGTTTCACCATCTTTGAGTCTTTTTTTAAATTCGTCTGTTTTTAATTTCAGCTGTTCGTCGCTTAATTTTTCGATTTGTTCTTCTAAAGCATTTATTTTTTCAACGATTTTTTTGTATCTGTTCAGAATTCTTTTATTCTTGTCAAAAATTTTTGTTAAAATACTCATTTGAACACCTACCTTAATATAATTTTCTCAATAAATTTATTATTATCAGAAGCATTTATTATTATAAATTCTCCTGGAACAGAATTACCGATATATTCTTCAAAAAATGAATTAATGTTGGAATACCATAGATATAATATATTTTTAGGTATATCATTTGATTCAAATATTTTTATACTTGAGAATTTCCTGGAATTTACAATTAAATATTTCATTAGTGATGGAGATATTGATGAGATAATCATTTTGTTTTCATTTACATATAAATATAATGGTGAATTGACATTTTTATAGTAAATACTGTAATAATAATAATTTCCCAGAATTTTTTTTTCGATACCCCAATGTTTTATTTTTTCCTCTATTTTTTCCAGATTTACCTTTCCAGGAATAATAACGGATAAACCATCACCTTTTCTGGAAAAATACTCACTTAAATATAAATCGCCATTATTTTTAATAGTAGATAAAATATATTTTAGAGAATCCTTTGAATAATTATCTTCGGGAACGAAAATTTTCGAAATGAAATCATATATTTCAGATGGCGAATTAAGATTTAAGAAAATTAATGAGTCACCAAAAATTTTATATCCACTGTCAAATTTTGAAATATTTATAATTTTTAATGTGCTTTCAATATTAATAATTATCTCTTTATTAGAATAATTAATTCTTATGTTGCCCGAATCATTTTCAGAATATTTTGATATATATATTTTTTGAAAAGGTTCAATTAAGTAATTGAATTTTTTATTTTTAAAAGAAGCATATATACTATCTTTAATTTTTAATTTTAAAGAATTGAAATCATCAAGCAATTTAAATATTTTTTCAAGGGAGATATTATTATTATATAGAATAATATGACCGCCAATAAAATATATTTTTAGATTGAGATCTTTTATAAAATATTCCCCATTTATATATTCTACCTTATAACTAAAAAGATTTTTTATCAAATTAATTAATTTTTCTTGATTATTGTAATCTGTTATTATATAACCATTAAAATTTTTCAAGAATTTGATGATATCCTGTATAGGATTTATCCAGAAAAAATTTTTAATATTAAATGAATTATTGGATATAATCAAAAAATTTGACGAAATTAGATTTTGTGCATCGTTTATTTCATCTTTATTTAAATTTTTAATTAAATAGTCATATAAAGATTCCTGGCCTGCGCCTTCATTTGAATATAAATATCTAAAAAAAGAAACATTATTATATAAATTATGGTAAAATAATTTTGGATTATGAAAATAAAAATAAAAATCATAATTATTTAATAAATTAAAAGGAAAAGTGAATATTTGAAATAGCAAAAATAAAAATAGTAATATTTTTTTCATAGAATCACCCCATTTTCTGTTATAATAAATTATAGCAGAAAAATTTTTTTTAATTATTTTTTTCTTAAAAATTTAATTACAATTTAAATAAGGTGATAATTATGGAGATTGATGTTCAAGAAAAATTAAAATTATATGAAAAACATATAAACAGTACTCAATTTGATATAGGCTTTTATTTTTTAATTGAAAATATCAGTAAGTTTATAGAATCGATAGATGTAAATATTTATATTTGTGAAAATCCGAATTTTGTTCCCGAGAATCTATTCAAAATTATCAGGATATCAAGAATTTTTAATTTTCTTAGAATAAGAAAAATAGTAATTTTAAAAGGGGTTAAAAGGCAGCGAGTAGAATTAATGTATAAAGAAAAAAACTTAAAATTAAATTATGAATTATTATTAAAATCGGAAAGCGAAATAATGTATTATATAATATCAAAAGTATCTCCTTTGATTTCATTAGAAATGGTTTCAACTTTATTAAAAGGCAGTGGATTATCATATATAATGCTTAATTCAAGAACTTTTTTGGAAGAAGCAGCTAAAAAAGAAACAAATGTAGATAAATTAATATATATTTATTTAACAGCAATTACTGTAAATATGGGGGGAGCTTTTAATAGGGCAATATTATTTCGAAAAAAAGGTGATAATTATGAAGTTTTTAGAGCGTTGGGGTTTAAAGATGAAAAAGAAGCACATGAAGTCTGGAGATATATGGAAGAGATTAATATAGATTTTGAAGAAAAAATAAAAAGTTATAAAAGTAGTAAATATTTTAGTTCATTGGAAAAAGAAATAAAAACATTTAAAATAAATAAAAAAATTATATCAAAAAATCCGTTATTTGAGGAAATGTTAAACTCTGGTAAAACCATCCATATTCCTGTATCTGTTTTACCTGTTGAAATTTCAGATGCTTTAAATATTATTGGAGAATGTGCAATTTGTTCTTTAAAAACTGGAAATAAAGATTTTGGTTTCGTGGTAGCAGATAACAGATATAATCTTAAACCTATTTCAAGAGATCAATTATATATTTTAGATTATTTTTCAAAACAAACAGTAATTTTGTGGGAAAATAAATTATTTATCGATGCTTTAAAATTTGAAGCAGAAAAAGACTTTTTAACAGGTTTTTATAATAGAAGAAGTCTTGAAAAATATATAGAAACATTAACCTTATCTGCCAAAGAAGATATAGGAATTGTTTTTATAGATTTAGATGACTTTAAAATGATTAATGATACTTTTGGGCATGATAAAGGAGATGAAATTATACAAATATTTTCTAATATAGTATTGAAAAATATTAGAAGAGAAGATAAACCTTTTAGATATGGCGGAGATGAATTTGTTTTAATTTTTGATTCAATAAATAGTGAAAATTTATTTAACATTATTTCTCGGATAAATAATGAGTTTGAAAAAGAAACAGGATATACATTTTCGTCTGGTGGAACTATTTGCAAAGATTCATCTGAAATATATCAATGTTTGAAAAAATCCGATGACTTATTATATGAAATAAAAAAATCTTCTAAAGGTAAAATATTAATCAAATAACCGGATTTTTGACAAACTTTATATTATACAAAATATTTTATTGATAATTTGAAATAATATTTATTTTTATTAAATATAATTCATCAATCGTTCGATAAATTAATTTGTTATTAAATTATTTTATATATTAAGTAAAATAACTATATATATATATTGATTTATGTTTTTTTTGTTATAATAACATTAAGATTAGAATAATTTAACTTTTAGGAAAGAATATAAGGCCGGCCTCATAACTTACTATTATTATGAAAGAGTGGTGGGGATAAGATGGATTTTTTCTTAACAGGGTTTTTGAATATTTTGAATTTGATTTTTTCCATTGTAATTTTAATTGTAGTAATAAAATTGTCTTATATTATAATGAAACTACCATTAAAAAACAAAAGTGATGAAAACCACAAAATAAAAGATAATTTAGCAAACAAGTGAAATAAATTGATAAAGCAAAAACTCTCTGAAAATCACAGATATTTTAGTCAATAATCAAATAAAAAACAATATCTGACATCCAGGGTGTCAGATATTATTTTTTATCAATATGTCTATTAAATTTTCAAATGATAAACCATAAGCATAAGCGGATTGAGGTAAATCACTCAATTCTGTTAATCCAGGGATAGTATTAGCTTCAAGTATATAATAATCATTTTCTTTCACAATAGCATCTATCCTGGCAAAATCCTTTAATCCTATATCTTTAAATATTTTTTTAAAATCATTTTTGATTTTTTCTTCTAATTCTTTATTGAGATTAGCAGGGACTTCGAATTCAGTTAATCCTTGAGTATATTTTGCTTCATAATCATAAAATTCTTTTTTTGGTTTAATTTCAAGTATTGGTAATACAATAATTTCTTTGTTTTTTTCTATGATACTTACAGATATTTCTCTACCTTTTATGAATTTTTGAACTATCATTTCACCATAATTTTTCAATTCTTCAATAAGAAATTTTTTGTATTCTTCAATATTATGGCAGATATGTATTCCCAAACTTGATCCGCTTTTTCTTGGTTTTATTATTAGTGGAAATTCAAAAGGTGGATCTATATATATTTTAGTTGACACATAATCAGGAATAGAAAAATTTTTCCCGATTTTTTTCATGAAAATCAACTTATCAAATGTTTCTTCAGAAACCTTAGAATTGGAACCAATATATTTACCACCTAAACTTTCCAATTTTTTTTGTAGAGCTCCATCTTCACCTTCATATCCATGAACCACATTAAAAACTAAATCTATTCTTTTGTGTTCTTTTAGAAACTTCTCAAAATCATATTTTAAATCATATTTAAAAAGAGTATAACCAAGATTTTTAATAGCTTTTTCAACATTTTTAGCACTTTCTATTGAAACTTCTCTTTCATTTGAATTTCCACCATATATTAATGCGATATTATAATTCATTCAACTCACTCTCTTTAAAATATTTTTTTTCTTCAGGGCAATATAGCATTTCTTCTTTATTTTTTCTTTTATAGAACAAAGGTCCATTACACGATGGACATCTATAATCAGAAGGTTCATCCCAGAACATTTCACCACATTCTGAACATTTAAAGTATATTTTACCTTTTTTGCTTTTGAGTTTATGAACAACACTGCCACATTTAGGGCATTTTCCTCTTGCTGGCAATGGAGCGGTATATTTGCATTCTGGATAATTTGAACATGCGATGAATTTACCAAATCTACCGCTTTTTATAATCAAATCTCCACCACACTTAGGGCATTTTTCTCCAGTTTTTTCTTCTTTACCTTTTTCAGTAGAAGATATGATTTCTTCATTTATGTATACATTGTTTTTTAAAGTTACACCCAAAGCTCCTTTAGGAATACTTTTGTTATCTCCACATTTTGGACATTTCAAAAACAAACCATATCTTCCAAATTGTAATTCCATTTCAATATTACATTTAGAGCATTTTATATTTGATTTATAGTAAAAATCAAGTGCTTTTTCTTTCATTTTTTTCTCAGTATCACTAAGAAATTTCTCGAAATCTTTATAAAATTCAGTTAATACATCTTTCCAGTTGATTTCTCCTGATTCCACTTTATCTAATTTTTCTTCCATATTAGCTGTAAATTTTATATCAACTATTTCTGGGAAATTCTTTTCAAGTAAATCAGAAACAATGAATCCAACGAGTGTTGGTATAAGATTACTTTTTTCTTTGATAACATATTTTCTGTTTAATAATGTGGTTATAATTGTGGCATATGTAGAAGGTCTTCCGATTCCCTTTGCTTCCATCTCTTTTACAAGTGAAGCTTCTGTATATCTTGAAGGAGGTTTTGTTTCATCTTTATCGAATTTTAATTCAACAGGTTCTAATATACCTATTTCCGGTAATTCATATTCTTTTTCGCTAGTTGAAGATTGCCAAAATTTTTCAAATCCATCGAAAATTCTTTTTCTACCAACTGCTTCAAATGTATATTTTTTTGAATTATCAGTAATAGTGTATGTTTTTTCTATATATTTTGAAGAGGATGATTGAGAAGCTATAAATCTATTCCAGATTAATGTATATAATTTTAATAAATCACCTGTGATTAATTTTTTTGCTTTAGTAGGATCGATAAAAACATCGGTTGGTCTAATAGCCTCATGAGCATCCTGGATTTTTTTCTTTGATTTTTTAACTTTGAAATTACCTGTATAATCTTTTCCAAAGTTAGAATTTAAATATTCAAATGCTTTCTTTTGTGCTTCTTCAGAAATTCGCGTAGAGTCTGTTCTCATATATGTAATAAATGCTATAGGTCCTTCTGAGGTTTCAACACCTTCATATAATTTTTGGGCAATTTGCATTGTTTTTTTAGAAGACCATCCAAATTTTGAAATTGCACTTTGTTGTAAAGTGCTTGTAATAAATGGTTGTGGAGGATTGCGTTTTGTTTCTTTCTCCTCCACTTTATCAATTGAGTAAGTTGCACTTTCTAATTCTTTTAATATTTCATCTTTTTTCTTTTCATTAATGCTTTCTTTTTTGAATTTTTTTCCATTTATTTTTACAAGTGGGATATCTTGATCAGCGTATTTTAAAAAAAATTTATAAAATTCTTTTGGTTTAAATTTAAAAATTTCTCTTTCTCTGTCAACTAAAATCTTTAAAGCAGCAGATTGAACTCTACCAGCACTAGTGTTATAGTCTTTTAATATTCTCCATAATATAGGGCTGATTTTATACCCAACTATTCTATCTAAAATTCTTCTTGCTAATTGTGCTCCAACTTTCTTATCATCTATTTTTTTTGGAGATTTAATAGCTTCTAAAATTGTATTTTTAGTGATTTCAGAAAATACAATTCTATTTTCTTCTGAATCGCTTAAACCCAATATATTACTTAAATGCCACGCTATTGCTTCTCCTTCTCTATCCATATCAGGTGCAAGGAAAACTTTTTTCCCTTTTGTTACTTTTTTAAGTTCTGATACAACTTTTTCTTTTCCGGGCATTAATTCAAATTCTGGTTCAAATCCATTTTCTATATCGACACCAAATTTTTTCTGAGGTAAATCACGAATATGACCTTTTGAAGCAACCACTTTATAATCAGATCCGAGATATTTTTCAATAGTTTTTGCTTTTGCAGGAGATTCAACTATAACAATATTTTTAGCAGTTTTTGGCATTATTTATCCTCCGTTTTTGTAATTTTTATTTTCCTACCAAGATTTTTATGATAATCTGTCCAGTGTTCATTATTTGATTCTTCTATATGACTTCTAACCTGTTCAACTTTTGAGCTCAGGTTATCAGCAAAATGAAGTATAAACGCTTCAATGGTTTTAGGGACAATTGGACTTCCCCATTCTAATTCTCCATGATGTGATGCAATCATATGTAAAATTTCATTTAGTATATGTTTTGGAAAATTACTTATTTTTTTAGCATAATCGGAAACCATATGAATACCTATAGCAATATGTCCAATTAATTCACCTTCGTCTGTTTTTTCTATTCCGGATGGTGTAATTTTATATTCTTTTGTTTTCCCTATATCGTGAAGTAGCGCTCCCGCTATTAATATGTCTTTATTTACCAGGTTTTTATAGTTATTTGCAATGCCATTACATAATTTTGCAACATCGATAGTGTGTTCTAATAATCCATGCTTATATGCATGATGAACATTAATTGCGGCTGGAGCATATGAAAATGAGTCTGCAAATTTTTTATCTTTTATAAAAATATATTTTAATAATTCTTTTATATATTCATTGTTTATACTATCAATTATTGAAAATAATTCATTTTTTAATTGTTGAATATTTTTAGAAGAAGTTTTGATGAATTTTTCTGGATTTATTTCATTTTCATTTAGCTTATAGATTTCATAATTTTTTTCTACATTTAATTGTAATCTACTTTCAAAAACTACAATTTTTCCTTTTACACGAATTATATCTCCAATATTAATTTTTTCTGAATTTTCTCTGGCATTAAACCAATCAATAGCTCTTAATGTGCCGCTTTTATCACCTATTGTGAAAAGTAAAAACTCTTTTCCATCTTTTGTTGTTTGAAGTCGTTTGCTCAGAACTTTACCTTCAATTTCTTTGTTGTCATTCGGTTTAAGGTCTGAAATGTAAACATCTTCAATCATTTTATCGAATATTTGTCCTTTTTCTTTTAACAGGTCACCCAGGTTTACACCGTTATTTTTCATTTTATTCCTCCTCTATATAAATACGTGGAACTCTTTTTGTGATTTTTGACGTAATATCATAATTAATTGTTCTTGATAAATTAGCTAACTCTTCAGCAGATATAAAATTTTCATCTTGTTGTCCTATTAAAACAACGTCTTCTCCAATTTTTACATTTGGAATTTGAGTTGTTTCAACTACGAATTGATCCATACATACTCTACCTATTATATTACATTTTTTTCCATGAATCAATACATAACCCTTATTTGATAATTGCCTGAAATAACCATCAGCATATCCTACAGGAATTGTTGCTATAGGGATATCTTTTTTTGTAAAATATGTTCTTCCATAACTTACACTTTCACCACTTTTTAATATTCCAACTCTTGCAACGGTGCTTTTCCAGGTTAAAACAGGTTTTAACCCTTTTTCGGCTTTTATATCAGATGGTTGTAATCCATATGTAGCAATTCCAGGTCTTACATAATCGAGTGCATATTCAGGGAAATATAAAGAAGCTGCAGAATTACAAATATGTTTTATTGGTATAGAAATATTCGAATTTTCTATATATTTAACAGCTGAGATAAATTTTTCATATTGTTCTTTAACAAAATTATCAAGATTATCTGCTGTAGCAAAATGTGAATATGCACCATGAATATTTATATTATATTCTTTTGTTAGTTTAATAATATCATCAATTTCTTCGGGGTTTATACCCATCCTATTCATACCGGTATTTATATTTAAATGAAATTTGATTTTACTGATATTTTTTCCAAAATAATCAATTAATTCTTTTAATTGATTTAATGAACCAAGCGTATATATATATCCTTCAATATTGTCTTCAATACTTTTTGGAGTAGCATAATTAAATACAAGTGTTTCAATATTTATGCCATTTTTCCTTATTTCAATACCTTCACCTAAAAAAGCTACTGCAATAAAATCAACACCATAATTATAAGCAGCTTTGGCAAGTGGAACAGCCCCATGACCGTAACCATCAGCTTTCAAAACAGGAATTATATTGCTTTTTGTTCTTTGTTTAATTAATTCTAAATTATGAATATAATTTTTAATATTTATTTCTACAAATGTTTTTCTATCAAACATTACTGCACCCCCTGTTTAAATTAAAAGCAATATAATAATAAAGGAAAAAAGTTAAAAAAAAGTTACGAAATTTCTTGACAAATAGAAAAAAAGATGATATAGTTTATATATGTATAAGTGTTCATATATAGGAGGTGTTTATATGGAAGATTGTAATGAGAAAGAGTTTATTAATAAATTACCAGAAAGGGAATTGATTCTAAACGCTGTTGAAATGTATAAAATATTTGCTGATGAAACAAGATTGAGGATATTGTTAGCTTTATTAGAAAATGAACTTTGTGTATCGAAGATAGTATCTATTGCGGGTATTTCTCAATCAGCGGTTTCTCATCAACTTCGTATTTTAAAACAAATGAATATTGTAAAATATCGCAAACAAGGGAAAAATGTATTTTATTCTTTAAAAGATGAACATATAGAAAAAATTATAAATATGGTTTTTGAACATTTAAATGAGAAAGGAGAATGAATATGTCAAATCATAGTCATCATGAACATCATCACCATCATCATGGGAATGATTTAACAGATAAAAAGTTATTAT from Marinitoga aeolica harbors:
- the topA gene encoding type I DNA topoisomerase, with the translated sequence MPKTAKNIVIVESPAKAKTIEKYLGSDYKVVASKGHIRDLPQKKFGVDIENGFEPEFELMPGKEKVVSELKKVTKGKKVFLAPDMDREGEAIAWHLSNILGLSDSEENRIVFSEITKNTILEAIKSPKKIDDKKVGAQLARRILDRIVGYKISPILWRILKDYNTSAGRVQSAALKILVDREREIFKFKPKEFYKFFLKYADQDIPLVKINGKKFKKESINEKKKDEILKELESATYSIDKVEEKETKRNPPQPFITSTLQQSAISKFGWSSKKTMQIAQKLYEGVETSEGPIAFITYMRTDSTRISEEAQKKAFEYLNSNFGKDYTGNFKVKKSKKKIQDAHEAIRPTDVFIDPTKAKKLITGDLLKLYTLIWNRFIASQSSSSKYIEKTYTITDNSKKYTFEAVGRKRIFDGFEKFWQSSTSEKEYELPEIGILEPVELKFDKDETKPPSRYTEASLVKEMEAKGIGRPSTYATIITTLLNRKYVIKEKSNLIPTLVGFIVSDLLEKNFPEIVDIKFTANMEEKLDKVESGEINWKDVLTEFYKDFEKFLSDTEKKMKEKALDFYYKSNIKCSKCNIEMELQFGRYGLFLKCPKCGDNKSIPKGALGVTLKNNVYINEEIISSTEKGKEEKTGEKCPKCGGDLIIKSGRFGKFIACSNYPECKYTAPLPARGKCPKCGSVVHKLKSKKGKIYFKCSECGEMFWDEPSDYRCPSCNGPLFYKRKNKEEMLYCPEEKKYFKESELNEL
- a CDS encoding 3'-5' exoribonuclease YhaM family protein translates to MKNNGVNLGDLLKEKGQIFDKMIEDVYISDLKPNDNKEIEGKVLSKRLQTTKDGKEFLLFTIGDKSGTLRAIDWFNARENSEKINIGDIIRVKGKIVVFESRLQLNVEKNYEIYKLNENEINPEKFIKTSSKNIQQLKNELFSIIDSINNEYIKELLKYIFIKDKKFADSFSYAPAAINVHHAYKHGLLEHTIDVAKLCNGIANNYKNLVNKDILIAGALLHDIGKTKEYKITPSGIEKTDEGELIGHIAIGIHMVSDYAKKISNFPKHILNEILHMIASHHGELEWGSPIVPKTIEAFILHFADNLSSKVEQVRSHIEESNNEHWTDYHKNLGRKIKITKTEDK
- the alr gene encoding alanine racemase, which produces MFDRKTFVEINIKNYIHNLELIKQRTKSNIIPVLKADGYGHGAVPLAKAAYNYGVDFIAVAFLGEGIEIRKNGINIETLVFNYATPKSIEDNIEGYIYTLGSLNQLKELIDYFGKNISKIKFHLNINTGMNRMGINPEEIDDIIKLTKEYNINIHGAYSHFATADNLDNFVKEQYEKFISAVKYIENSNISIPIKHICNSAASLYFPEYALDYVRPGIATYGLQPSDIKAEKGLKPVLTWKSTVARVGILKSGESVSYGRTYFTKKDIPIATIPVGYADGYFRQLSNKGYVLIHGKKCNIIGRVCMDQFVVETTQIPNVKIGEDVVLIGQQDENFISAEELANLSRTINYDITSKITKRVPRIYIEEE
- a CDS encoding ArsR/SmtB family transcription factor, whose translation is MEDCNEKEFINKLPERELILNAVEMYKIFADETRLRILLALLENELCVSKIVSIAGISQSAVSHQLRILKQMNIVKYRKQGKNVFYSLKDEHIEKIINMVFEHLNEKGE
- the secA gene encoding preprotein translocase subunit SecA, with the translated sequence MSILTKIFDKNKRILNRYKKIVEKINALEEQIEKLSDEQLKLKTDEFKKRLKDGETLDDILVEAFAVVRETAKRVLKMRHFDVQLMGGLALHEGNVAEMKTGEGKTLVATLPVYLNALTGKGVHLATHNDYLAKRDAQWMGPIYEFLGLSVGFIQAGMENEERKRAYQCDVTYGTANEFGFDYLRDNLVYDLNDKVQRGHHYAIVDEADSILIDEARTPLIISGPSDTPSHLYTKFASIARKLRRDEDFTLDEKSKAVILTDDGISRLEKMLGIENLYDPKNIHFLFHTLNALKALHYFKRDKDYIIQDGEVIIVDEFTGRLMHGRRYSEGLHQAIEAKEGVKVKEESLTYATITFQNYFRMYEKLAGMTGTAKTEEDEFKQIYNCEVVVIPTNKPVIRKDKNDLIYKTQKEKWNAVINEIKERFKKGQPMLVGTTSIETSELLSHMLKKENIPHNVLNAKYHEKEAEIIAQAGQKGMITIATNMAGRGTDIKLGEGVVELGGLYVIGTERHESRRIDNQLIGRSGRQGDPGESRFFLSFEDDLLRLFGGDKLKNIMNTLKIEDGQPIEHGILSKIIRDAQKRVEGIHFSIRKRLFELDSIMDYQRASIYSHRDWILGRDDYDEHLKEIFEDVVDRLVESSINEEELVDKEDLSKKLLAFGVVEKIDYANIEECKDKVFKILWDKYHSKKDEFGEEFQKIAKFIMLRIIDERWRKHLEAIEHLKEAVSLRAYGQKDPAMEFKKESYILFEELINTIYDDTVSYLLRIIKVDTSKEEEETKKKINQLNFVHNDGSVINRAEKRKEKKKTHKRIRVKR
- a CDS encoding GGDEF domain-containing protein; amino-acid sequence: MEIDVQEKLKLYEKHINSTQFDIGFYFLIENISKFIESIDVNIYICENPNFVPENLFKIIRISRIFNFLRIRKIVILKGVKRQRVELMYKEKNLKLNYELLLKSESEIMYYIISKVSPLISLEMVSTLLKGSGLSYIMLNSRTFLEEAAKKETNVDKLIYIYLTAITVNMGGAFNRAILFRKKGDNYEVFRALGFKDEKEAHEVWRYMEEINIDFEEKIKSYKSSKYFSSLEKEIKTFKINKKIISKNPLFEEMLNSGKTIHIPVSVLPVEISDALNIIGECAICSLKTGNKDFGFVVADNRYNLKPISRDQLYILDYFSKQTVILWENKLFIDALKFEAEKDFLTGFYNRRSLEKYIETLTLSAKEDIGIVFIDLDDFKMINDTFGHDKGDEIIQIFSNIVLKNIRREDKPFRYGGDEFVLIFDSINSENLFNIISRINNEFEKETGYTFSSGGTICKDSSEIYQCLKKSDDLLYEIKKSSKGKILIK
- a CDS encoding D-alanine--D-alanine ligase, which codes for MNYNIALIYGGNSNEREVSIESAKNVEKAIKNLGYTLFKYDLKYDFEKFLKEHKRIDLVFNVVHGYEGEDGALQKKLESLGGKYIGSNSKVSEETFDKLIFMKKIGKNFSIPDYVSTKIYIDPPFEFPLIIKPRKSGSSLGIHICHNIEEYKKFLIEELKNYGEMIVQKFIKGREISVSIIEKNKEIIVLPILEIKPKKEFYDYEAKYTQGLTEFEVPANLNKELEEKIKNDFKKIFKDIGLKDFARIDAIVKENDYYILEANTIPGLTELSDLPQSAYAYGLSFENLIDILIKNNI